Proteins from a genomic interval of Zingiber officinale cultivar Zhangliang chromosome 1B, Zo_v1.1, whole genome shotgun sequence:
- the LOC122037955 gene encoding transcription factor MYB88-like: protein MFGNRWTEIAKVVSGRTDNAVKNRFSTLCKKRAKFEASSKENSVPSLDPSNKRVLVEEPSIAILIGEPSTSNKQMGYHISPLKETIEAHRRSLGEHGPAQHLQRPPLLEVQNFDTVNQSSASNKVSQATFLGRDDPKLTALLQQAELLTTLSKKVNAENTNQSLDEAWKELQEYLIQTEDSGLLRKRIAIFVISLLGFDQVVEVPNVSWDDIGGLENVKRELQEAFEGEKW from the exons ATGTTTGGCAACAGATGGACAGAGATTGCAAAGGTTGTATCAGGAAG AACAGATAACGCTGTAAAGAACCGCTTCTCCACCCTCTGCAAGAAAAGGGCAAAATTTGAGGCTTCATCCAAGGAGAATAGTGTTCCATCTTTGGACCCAAGCAATAAGAGGGTTCTTGTTGAAGAACCATCTATAGCAATACTAATAGGGGAACCATCGACATCAAATAAGCAGATGGG GTATCACATCTCTCCTCTCAAAGAGACAATTGAAGCACATAGGAGATCTCTTGGGGAACATGGTCCAGCTCAACATCTGCAAAGGCCACCTCTATTAGAAGTTCAAAACTTTGACACAGTTAATCAGTCATCAG CTTCCAATAAGGTTAGTCAAGCAACTTTCCTTGGGAGAGATGACCCAAAACTAACTGCCTTGTTGCAACAAGCTGAATTGCTGACTACCCTTTCCAAGAAGGTTAATGCAGAAAATACCAACCAAAGTCTTGATGAGGCTTGGAAG GAGCTTCAAGAGTACTTGATTCAAACTGAAGACAGTGGGCTACTAAGAAAAAGAATTGCTATTTTTGTAATCAG TTTGTTGGGTTTTGATCAGGTTGTTGAAGTACCAAATGTCAGTTGGGATGATATTGGTGGGCTGGAAAATGTCAAGAGGGAACTGCAAgaggcatttgaaggtgaaaagtggtga